A DNA window from Helianthus annuus cultivar XRQ/B chromosome 15, HanXRQr2.0-SUNRISE, whole genome shotgun sequence contains the following coding sequences:
- the LOC110914401 gene encoding uncharacterized protein LOC110914401, producing the protein MVRLTRTITLNIFTGAGCNGRWDEPNWCHFFTQTLTGLARAWFDSLPVGSLASFEDLQAKFLAHFSQQRRHKRDSMDVMNIWRGDNKSLESFVIRYNKECLEIGGVVDQMARNHFIRAVKDEEMVMTISGKEGLPKKWEDVMAAVKTYAQTQRSLKSPVTKAQPQAERQSSR; encoded by the coding sequence atggttcgtCTGACTCGGACGATCACTTTGAACATTTTCACCggcgcagggtgcaacggcaGGTGGGACGAGCCCAACTGGTGTCATTTTTTCACCCAGACCCTCACGGGTCTAgcgagggcttggttcgattctttgccagtgggatcactagCCTCATTTGAGGACTTGCAAGcaaagttcctcgcacattttaGCCAGCAGCGACGTCACAAACGTGATTCTATGGatgtcatgaacatctggcgcggAGACAACAAATCTCTCGAGTCGTTTGTCATCCGTTACAACAAAGAGTGCCTAGAGATAGGCGGCGTTGTAGACCAAATGGCACGCAACCATTTCATTCGAGCCGTCAAGGATGAAGaaatggttatgaccatctccggAAAGGAAGGCTTGCCAAAGAAATGGGAAGACGTTATGGCTGCGGTCAAGACGTACGCCCAGACTCAGCGGTCCCTCAAGTCGCCTGTCACAAAGGCACAACCACAAGCGGAACGCCAGTCCTCCCGCTAG